In a single window of the Amycolatopsis sp. cg5 genome:
- a CDS encoding alpha/beta fold hydrolase — protein MFACRAALKTGAMAEEWVRATDGVRIFTRVLGRPDGPTVVLVHGYPDNSSVWDGVVAELIDKYRVVTYDVRGHGRSGKPTKRAAYRREQLASDLKAVIDAVRPEGQVHLLAHDWGSVQSWYAIAAPELDGRVASYSSISGSHLEYTDVWIHDQVVGRRYRDLFRQIKASWYVFVFKLPVLPELLWRTGLMTRAIRRIDPTVASPELPDALHGLNLYRANIPARHSVPPGKIAVPVQVIVPVDDAFVTAPMQVAVDQWVPDLRISRIAGTHWAPRESPKVIAGMAAEWIEHVEARNAPPLPRRISQRRWGTHRGW, from the coding sequence TTGTTCGCGTGCCGTGCCGCCCTGAAAACTGGCGCGATGGCAGAAGAATGGGTTCGCGCGACCGATGGTGTCCGCATCTTCACCCGGGTGCTCGGGCGTCCCGACGGTCCGACCGTCGTGCTCGTGCACGGGTACCCGGACAACAGTTCAGTGTGGGATGGCGTGGTCGCCGAGCTGATCGACAAGTATCGCGTGGTCACTTACGACGTTCGCGGGCACGGTCGTTCGGGAAAACCCACGAAGCGGGCCGCCTACCGACGGGAGCAGCTGGCTTCGGATTTGAAAGCGGTCATCGATGCGGTCAGGCCGGAAGGCCAGGTGCACCTCCTCGCGCACGATTGGGGGTCTGTCCAGAGCTGGTACGCGATAGCCGCGCCTGAACTGGACGGCCGGGTCGCTTCCTACAGTTCGATATCCGGATCGCATCTCGAATACACCGATGTCTGGATCCACGATCAGGTCGTCGGCCGCCGATACCGTGATCTGTTCAGGCAGATCAAAGCATCGTGGTACGTCTTCGTGTTCAAGCTTCCGGTGCTTCCCGAGCTCCTCTGGCGCACGGGGCTGATGACACGGGCCATTCGCCGGATCGATCCGACCGTCGCGTCGCCGGAGTTGCCGGACGCACTGCATGGGCTCAACTTGTACCGGGCGAACATCCCGGCACGGCACAGTGTGCCGCCGGGCAAGATCGCGGTGCCGGTGCAGGTGATCGTGCCGGTCGACGACGCGTTCGTGACTGCCCCCATGCAGGTCGCTGTCGATCAGTGGGTGCCTGACTTGCGGATTTCCAGGATCGCGGGCACGCATTGGGCACCGCGGGAGTCTCCGAAGGTGATCGCGGGCATGGCGGCCGAGTGGATTGAGCACGTGGAGGCCAGGAACGCGCCGCCGTTGCCGCGTCGCATTTCCCAGCGGCGGTGGGGTACGCACCGCGGCTGGTGA
- the metK gene encoding methionine adenosyltransferase, which produces MTSSRLFTSESVTEGHPDKICDAISDSILDGLLAKDPRSRVAVETLITTGQVHVAGEVTTEAYADIPTIVRDVILKIGYDSSAKGFDGNSCGVNVAIGSQSPDIAQGVDTAYESRVEAAEDEIARQGAGDQGLMFGYACSDTPELMPLPIALAHRLSQRLTRVRKDGVLPYLRPDGKTQVTIEYAGDQPVRLDTVVVSTQHADGIDLESMLGVDVREHVVSPEIAALDIDTSNVRLLVNPTGRFVIGGPMGDAGLTGRKIIVDTYGGMARHGGGAFSGKDPSKVDRSAAYAMRWVAKNVVAAGLATRVEVQVAYAIGKASPVGLFVETFGTETVDPTKIQQAISEVFDLRPAAIIRDLDLLRPIYAPTAAYGHFGRPELGLPWESTARAEALCDLASGA; this is translated from the coding sequence ATGACGAGCAGCAGGTTGTTCACCTCGGAGTCGGTGACCGAGGGCCATCCCGACAAGATCTGTGACGCGATCAGCGACTCGATCCTGGACGGGCTGCTCGCGAAAGACCCGCGCAGCCGTGTCGCGGTCGAAACGCTGATCACCACCGGGCAGGTGCACGTCGCGGGCGAGGTGACGACCGAGGCCTACGCCGACATCCCGACGATCGTGCGCGACGTGATCCTCAAGATCGGCTACGACTCGTCGGCCAAGGGCTTCGACGGGAACTCGTGCGGCGTCAACGTCGCGATCGGTTCGCAGTCGCCGGACATCGCGCAGGGCGTCGACACCGCGTACGAGTCGCGGGTGGAGGCGGCCGAGGACGAGATCGCCCGCCAGGGTGCCGGTGACCAGGGCCTGATGTTCGGCTACGCGTGCTCGGACACGCCTGAGCTGATGCCGCTGCCGATCGCGCTGGCGCACCGCCTGTCGCAGCGGCTGACCCGGGTGCGCAAGGACGGCGTGCTGCCGTACCTGCGCCCGGACGGCAAGACCCAGGTGACCATCGAATACGCCGGTGACCAGCCGGTGCGTCTGGACACCGTGGTCGTGTCGACGCAGCACGCCGACGGGATCGACCTGGAGTCGATGCTCGGTGTCGACGTCCGTGAGCACGTCGTGTCCCCGGAGATCGCCGCGCTGGACATCGACACTTCGAACGTGCGGCTGCTGGTGAACCCGACGGGCCGGTTCGTGATCGGTGGCCCGATGGGTGACGCCGGGCTGACCGGTCGCAAGATCATCGTCGACACCTACGGCGGCATGGCCCGGCATGGTGGTGGCGCGTTCTCGGGCAAGGACCCGTCCAAGGTGGACCGCTCGGCCGCGTACGCGATGCGCTGGGTCGCGAAGAACGTCGTCGCGGCGGGGCTCGCCACGCGCGTCGAGGTGCAGGTCGCGTACGCGATCGGCAAGGCTTCGCCGGTCGGTCTGTTCGTGGAGACCTTCGGTACCGAGACCGTCGACCCGACGAAGATCCAGCAGGCGATCTCGGAGGTGTTCGACCTCCGTCCGGCCGCGATCATCCGTGACCTGGACCTGCTGCGCCCGATCTACGCGCCGACCGCCGCGTACGGTCACTTCGGCCGCCCCGAGCTGGGCCTGCCGTGGGAGAGCACCGCGCGTGCCGAGGCACTCTGTGATCTCGCGAGCGGAGCCTGA
- a CDS encoding NUDIX domain-containing protein, whose product MVDNSRYSSPIGVCVLVQRDDGALLLLERAGTGYADGSLSTPGGHVEQGESFVEAAVREVREEVDVLVEPHMLRFAHVMHQRDADAQARVIVFFEALHWSGEPTNREPELCAGLHWAKPDTLPSMVIPCVADAITMAQAGQPFSLRGW is encoded by the coding sequence ATGGTCGACAACTCGCGGTATTCCAGCCCGATCGGCGTGTGCGTACTCGTCCAGCGCGATGATGGCGCACTGCTGCTACTGGAACGCGCCGGAACGGGCTACGCCGACGGGAGCCTCAGCACACCCGGCGGACACGTGGAACAGGGCGAGTCGTTCGTCGAGGCCGCGGTCAGGGAAGTGCGAGAGGAGGTGGACGTACTTGTCGAACCGCACATGCTCCGCTTCGCCCATGTGATGCATCAGCGGGACGCGGACGCGCAGGCGCGCGTCATCGTCTTCTTCGAGGCGCTGCACTGGAGTGGCGAGCCGACCAACCGGGAACCCGAGTTGTGCGCCGGGCTGCACTGGGCAAAACCCGACACACTCCCGTCCATGGTGATCCCGTGCGTAGCGGACGCGATCACCATGGCTCAGGCCGGGCAGCCGTTCTCATTGCGCGGCTGGTGA
- a CDS encoding IclR family transcriptional regulator produces the protein MDQSVLSSSISSRPTEGASLGAVAKALTVLNQLISDDEPLKLTELAERTGLAKATVHRLLATLLHHNMVEAGSLGYVPASHLTGKNHHHVEFMNTLRHESTAHLTELHKLTGLTSSVGILDGTWVHYANRVYGHRAIHTPSFHTDQAPSQQTAIGRVLLAYNKDFVDRDTSGRPTVLGQIRKLGIAHSANTYMEGVSCLAVPVPVDHSTTPHVALSVSGPAGAVSAAIVPLMRRIAFRISQDLRAHHADSGQQEDEYANSHPPFPRPRERRPARRSKDDL, from the coding sequence ATGGATCAGTCGGTACTGAGTTCCTCAATCTCATCGCGGCCAACCGAAGGAGCCTCCCTGGGCGCGGTCGCCAAGGCCCTGACGGTGCTGAACCAGTTGATCAGTGACGACGAGCCGCTCAAGCTCACGGAACTGGCCGAGCGCACCGGCCTGGCCAAGGCCACTGTACACCGCTTACTCGCCACCTTGCTACACCACAACATGGTGGAAGCGGGTTCGCTCGGCTACGTGCCCGCCAGTCACCTTACTGGAAAGAATCACCACCATGTCGAGTTCATGAACACACTGCGACACGAATCAACGGCCCACCTGACTGAGTTACACAAGCTCACCGGGCTTACCAGCAGTGTCGGCATACTGGACGGCACCTGGGTTCACTACGCCAATCGAGTTTACGGACACCGCGCGATTCACACTCCGTCATTCCACACCGACCAGGCCCCTTCCCAACAGACTGCAATCGGGCGAGTTTTGTTGGCCTACAACAAGGACTTCGTCGACAGGGACACCTCTGGCCGGCCAACCGTACTCGGACAGATTCGCAAGCTCGGCATCGCACACAGCGCGAACACGTACATGGAAGGGGTGTCCTGTCTCGCTGTTCCGGTGCCGGTCGATCATTCGACGACACCACACGTCGCACTGTCGGTCAGCGGCCCAGCCGGCGCGGTCAGCGCGGCGATTGTTCCCCTGATGCGCCGCATCGCCTTCCGAATTTCACAGGACCTGCGCGCCCATCACGCCGACTCGGGACAACAGGAAGACGAATATGCAAATTCCCACCCACCTTTCCCAAGGCCACGTGAAAGGCGACCGGCCAGGCGATCGAAAGACGACCTATAG
- a CDS encoding helix-turn-helix domain-containing protein, whose translation MASGLCSTDPVAAEAVEFDDQAVLVRAAAPVLDGVVAEIDGCPFAVVLSDSNGTIVDRRVGDARLVAGLDDVGGIPGARHTESVTGTNSAGLALRLGRRVSVIGDEHFLECFRDFACYGHPVRHPVTRQVEGVINLCCPADVASPAVAMFLARVAADIESRLLDTPATEQRMLAAYQVAAFGSPVRPVMVMNDRLMLLNMAAAGLLNPADADAVLALASGDGEPRERLLRLIDGRTLKVFARALSNADATLVEFKSGGSAPTLPEASIAGRWPDVEMARCRERRLPVLVAGEPGTGRTSALRKLAAGLPISIVDAAVLDEASWSAGLERAVAAGAGLLAMESIELLTERQILKLTGLLDEGRHWIACSSTPVAELTGLHRVLAARCVGRIELAPVRARERELPSLLRARLAALGMADRVKFAAGALQLLASHPWLGNFHELHGLVDFVLSRRSAGEIMVEDLPERYRSSPSKRRLTAMEKAEYDAIMTALRICDGNRVRAAQRLGISRSTLHRRIRSFGIQPAS comes from the coding sequence ATGGCGAGCGGGCTCTGCTCGACCGACCCGGTCGCCGCGGAGGCAGTGGAGTTCGATGACCAGGCCGTGCTGGTGCGCGCCGCGGCGCCGGTGCTTGACGGGGTGGTTGCCGAGATCGACGGCTGTCCGTTCGCTGTCGTGCTGTCCGACTCGAACGGGACCATCGTCGACCGTCGGGTCGGTGACGCGAGGTTGGTGGCAGGCTTGGACGATGTCGGCGGCATACCGGGTGCCCGGCATACCGAGTCGGTTACCGGAACCAACAGCGCCGGGCTCGCGCTGCGGCTCGGGCGCCGCGTGTCGGTCATCGGTGATGAGCACTTTCTCGAGTGTTTCCGGGACTTCGCCTGTTACGGGCATCCTGTGCGGCACCCGGTCACTCGCCAGGTCGAAGGCGTGATCAACCTGTGTTGCCCGGCGGATGTGGCCAGCCCGGCGGTGGCGATGTTCCTCGCGCGGGTGGCGGCCGATATCGAATCGAGACTGCTCGATACGCCGGCCACCGAGCAACGGATGCTGGCCGCCTACCAGGTTGCGGCCTTCGGCAGCCCGGTTCGGCCGGTGATGGTGATGAATGATCGGCTAATGCTCTTGAACATGGCCGCTGCCGGGCTGCTGAACCCGGCCGACGCTGATGCGGTGCTGGCCCTGGCATCAGGGGATGGCGAACCGCGTGAGCGGCTGCTCAGGCTCATCGACGGGCGGACTCTGAAGGTGTTCGCGCGTGCGCTGAGTAACGCCGACGCGACACTTGTCGAGTTTAAATCCGGAGGGTCGGCTCCGACGCTACCGGAGGCGTCGATCGCGGGACGCTGGCCCGACGTGGAGATGGCCCGTTGCCGTGAACGCCGGTTGCCGGTGCTTGTCGCGGGCGAACCTGGGACCGGGCGTACTTCGGCGCTTCGGAAACTGGCAGCCGGGCTTCCCATCTCGATTGTCGACGCAGCGGTACTCGACGAGGCGAGTTGGAGCGCGGGCCTCGAACGGGCGGTCGCCGCCGGCGCCGGGCTGCTCGCGATGGAGTCGATCGAGTTGCTCACTGAGCGGCAGATCCTCAAATTGACCGGCCTGCTCGACGAGGGCCGTCACTGGATCGCGTGCAGCAGTACTCCGGTCGCTGAGCTCACCGGACTGCACCGAGTACTCGCCGCCCGATGCGTCGGCCGGATCGAACTGGCGCCGGTGCGGGCCCGTGAGCGCGAACTGCCCTCTCTGCTCCGGGCACGGCTGGCCGCACTCGGGATGGCTGATCGCGTGAAATTCGCCGCGGGTGCGCTGCAGTTGCTGGCTTCGCATCCGTGGTTGGGCAACTTCCACGAGCTGCACGGGCTGGTTGATTTCGTGCTGAGTCGTAGGAGCGCCGGTGAGATCATGGTTGAAGACCTGCCCGAACGGTACCGTAGCTCGCCGAGCAAGCGCCGCTTGACAGCCATGGAAAAAGCTGAATACGACGCGATCATGACCGCATTGCGCATATGTGACGGAAACCGTGTGCGTGCGGCGCAGCGTTTGGGTATCAGCCGGTCCACTTTGCATCGGCGTATCCGCAGTTTTGGCATCCAGCCTGCATCGTGA